A stretch of DNA from Verrucomicrobiota bacterium:
CAATATTTTGTTCAAGAATTGCGACATCATCAAAAAAGAAAAAGGGCCCGCCATGAGCATTGACAACCACGATCTGGGCCTGGTTGAAAATGTTCGTTTTGAAGATATCCGGGTGGAGGATGGCTGCGACAAACTGCTGGCGGTGAAGGTGGCTTTTTCCGAATACAGCGCGGATTGCCCGTTTGAATATTACCGCAATAATGCCGCACGCAAGCCGCCCAAAGGCGAGGCTTGGCTGAACGTGCAGCGGGAAAAGCGTTCCAGCAAACGCGGTCGGGTTCAAAACGTGTGGTTCAAGGATATCCAAATCGCTGGCGACCGTCTGCCGGAGTCGGACATCAGGGGATTCAGCCCGGCGAATGAAGTGGACACGGTGGTGTTTCAAAACGTCACGTTTCAGGGTAAAGTCTTGCAATCGGCCTCGGAAGCGAATCTACGGATCCAAAACGCCACCAATGTCCGGTTTGAAAAGTAAGAGGTGGGTGAAAAATAGGAAATAATCCCCCTGCCATTTTTCCGCCGGAATTTTGGTCAAAAGCAGTCTTGCTCCGGACAAAAGCAGTCTTGCTTTTTCAAAAACAAGTGACGTTTTGGCGGGGTTCTGCATGGGTTATTTGCTAAACCACAGGCACTTACGCATGAAAATTCCAAAAACCGCTATTTTTAGGCCACTTTACTTTAACGGCAGGCGTTAAAGTAACCGCTGGCAGCCCTGCCGGGGTGCGGTTGGGTTTATTGGGCGGCTTTCCGGAGGTCATGCCCCGTTCCCCGCATAGACCGCACCGGGCTGAAAGCCCGTGATGTGATAGCTTGGGGTGAAGCCCCAAGGAAACGATGAACCACCTTGTTACCACCGCCCTGAAAGGGAGGGATGTTCCATTCCATGATTGCCGCCCGCAACGGTGGTACCGCCCTTACAGGGCGGGGCGGTTGGCGGGAAACTTATTCCCGGGCCTTCAGCCCGGGCTATCACCTCACAGGCCTTCGGCCCTTTGTTCCATCCTCACCTTCTCATTGACCCCGCCGCCGCGTTTGCTATGGTTTGGCCCATGCCAAATCGGGATAAACTTGGTGAGTTCACCGCGTGGTGCCAGAAGCACATCAGCGGCGATGAAAAGGGGCAGGCGCAAATCTTCCTCGATCGTCTCTTTCAGGCTTTTGGTCAGGCTGGCTGCCTCGATGTGGGCGGCACCACCGAATTCCGCATCCGCAAGTCCGGCGAGGATGGCGGCGGCACCGCCTTTGCCGATTACGTCTGGAAGCCCGTCGTGCTCATCGAAATGAAGAAGCGCGGCGAGAACCTGCAAAAACATTACCGCCAGGCTTTTGATTACTGGACCCGCCTCGTCCCCAACCGCCCGCGCTACGTCGTCCTCTGCAACTTCGACGAGTTCCGCGTCTATGATTTCGATACGGACCTCGACGCGCCCAAGGACATCCTCAAGCTCACTGAACTGCCGGGGCGCTGGGGTCCGCTGGCCTTCCTGGCCCCCGGTTCGCCCAAGCCCACCTTTGAAAACGACCGCGAGCAAGTCACCCGGCTGGCCGCCGATTGCCTGGCCGAATGCTTCCGCAAACTGGTCAAGCGCGGCGAACCCGTCACCGCCCCCGGCATCCCCAAACATTATCCCGTCGCCAAAACCCTGATCACCAACGACTGCATCCGGCCTTTGGCATAGCAGATATCAAGTTGAACATATGAAGCGACCTAAAAAACCAAAAGTTAAAAGTCAAAATCGCCAGCCAAACCAGAAACAACAAGAAATTAGTTGTTCGGATGATACAATCAGAAGAATTGTAGATAACCTTTTAAAGTCGAGGCTGTTTTGGCTAGAGATTGGTATAGGGATTTTGATAGCAGTAATATTGGGATGTTGGGGGATAACATCTTTTGTTGGTTCAAGTGTTAAAACTTCTATTAAGGATTTTGAGTCCAATACCGTTAGTTCTTTGAACGTAAAGTTACAATCGGAAATTCATACATTTGAAGTTAATGCAAGTAATCGCCTTCAGAAAGGTGACATGATGTTACTGGAAATAGATGCCTCAAGTAGTAACCAAATGGTCAGGCTTAGCAATGCACTTGCGCATTTAGAGACTAATGTAAACATACGTCTGCTAGCTGAGAATTATGAAATGACGAATCGCATTGTTCAATCATTTCAAGAACCAAGAATAAGTAATACGGTGTCCCAGGTGGCCTCAATATACGCTAGAGAACTTATTGGTAAACAGATTCAACCAGAAGTTGATAAATTTAAGACTGATTTGGATGTTTTTCGGAACAAAGCGGATTTGGATATTAAGAAACTTCGTGATGAATTAGCGTTTTCCCTGACAATTTCTAAAGCTTTGGGAGATGATCGCAAAGCGTTCGATGAATTAGCTAAAATCCAAGATAACCCTAATTCTCCAAATCGTGAAATCGCAGTTAAAACGATTATTACCATCATGAGGCAGCTCAGTGAGGCGGCGGTAAATCGCAGAAATGCTATAGACATTTGGGATGGAACAACCAACAATATGACAACCGCCACGTTTGAAAATTTCGTGGATCGCTATTACGATTCATTGGCATCGACTAGACTGCATGTTATTCACCAGTTGTTCTGTCAGGAGAGGTTTCCACTTTACAAAAGGATTTCATTTCTAATCGACGTTATGAAAAAAGAAGAAAGTTTGGTGTGTTTAAACCAGGCTTGCTTTCTATTAAGTCAGACAAAAAGTGATGCAAAATGGAGCATTATTGGTGTTCCCCTTTTCATAGACTGGTGGGAGAAGAATAAAGAGAAAATGTATCAGGAAATGATTGATCAAAAAACACCAAAACAATAACGAGCCATTATCCTGCCGCCAAAACCCTGATTACCGACGACTGCATCCGCCCGCAGGTCCAGGGTGTTACCTTGGTGCCATGATTCGCCTTGCCGCAACACTGAATGTCACGCAACCGATGACTATGAGAACATCCATCTTTACTGTACGTTTATGCGCCTCGATCTTCGGAGTAGCGCTAATGCTGGAGACTGCGGCAGGCGCAGCAGTATCAAGCCCCGGTCGAACGACGATTGAAGCGGTGGAACAGGCCCACGCCAATCTTTGGAATAAGTTTATGGACAAACATGGCGTCATCCTCGACTTCGTTGGTGACCTGTCGACTCCCGAAGACTGCTCCTTGGGCAAACCCAACGCCATTGGCTGGTGGAGCCCGATTGAGGATGGACCGATGTTCACCGGCCTGTACCTCCCGGCCGCGTGTGAACGCGCCCGCCGCAGCGGAGCCCAGGTGGACAAGGACAACGCGCGGCGGCTGGTGCAGGGCCTCCTAAAATGCGCCTCGGTCTCCGATGTGCCGGGCATGATTGTTCGCGGCATGGGCTCGGATGGTAAATGCCACTATCCCCTCGGTTCGGACGACCAAACCCATCCCTGGTTCTATGGATTCCATGCGTATTGCCTGAGCGATCTGCCCACCGCAGCGGAGCGCCAGCAGATTGCCGCGAAGATGCAGGAGGTCGCGAACGTCCTGGAATCCACCGGCTGGAAGTGCCCCTGCGATGGGGCCTTCAAGGGTGATTTCCGGGGGGGCTTTCAAGGGCACCTATTTCGTGACGCCGTCCGTTACCTCTTCATGCTCCGGGCCATGTATGATGTCACGCGTGACAATGTCTGGCTGGAACGCTACCGGAAAGCGCTCGCTGCCCGTCCGCCGGGTAGCGACAAACCCCGCGCTGAAATCTGCGCCATAGGCTACGCCCTGGACCGCGAAGCGATCAAGGGCCTGGATGAGCATGCGCAGTGGATCTATGTCGGCTCGCAAGGTTCGCTGGCAAAACTCATTGCCATGGAAACCGATGGAGCGATCCTCGCCCAATACCGCACCGGTCTTGCCAATAATGTCAAACACTCACTGGTGGTGATCGAGGCGTACCAAAAATTTGATAATCAGGATAAAAAAGTTTTTGGCAGCGCCAACTGGCGGGCTGTCTATTCCACCTGGTTTCCGCAGCCGACGCAGGCGGATGCTAAAAGACTTTCTGATACGGGGGACAAAGCTAAAAAGGGTGAGCGAAAAGAGTATGAGTCCAGATACATGAGAAATCCGCTCGCCGCCGCCGCGATCATCGCCCTCGCCGGAGATGGTACGGGCCGCGAGGCGGTTGAACGCGCCATTTGCCATTACGATTACTCCAAACTGAACATGTCGATATTCTTCTTTGCGGAATGCGCTTATTACGCGCTGCCCAATCATTGAACCACTGCCATGAACATGAAACGCATCGCGGTTTGTATCCCGGCCTTAGCCGCCAGCGCGGTCTGCCTGGTAGCCGGGCCTGTACCTAACGAGGTTTACCAAAAACTTTGGAACGACCCGGCGGTGTCCCGCCGCATCGAGGACGGTATCCGCACTAACCGGATGAGCGAGGTCGTGTTGAAGTTTGCTGGCACCAATGGCCAGTTCATGAGCAACGTGACCGTGCAAGTTGAGCAGACGCGCCATGAATTCCTGTTTGGCGCGAATAGCTTCATGCTCGGAGGTTTCCCAACACCGGCACAAAACCGTCAGTATGAGACCGCGTTTCTGTCGCTGCTCAACTATGCCACCGTGCCGTTTTACTGGTCCGACCTCGAACCGGAACCGGGAAAACCGCGGTTTGCGAAAGACAGCCCACCGATCTACCGTCGGCCGCCGCCAGACGCGGTGGTCGAGTTCTGTCGGCAGCACGGTCTGGCCATGAAGGGCCACCCGCTGGTGTGGCACCAGTGGTATCCCAAGTGGCGCCCCGACGACCCGCAGGACGCCATGACCCGCATTGAACAGCGCATCACGGAAATTGCCGCGCGCTACGGTGGCACCATCCCGCGCTGGGAAGTTGTCAACGAACCGATGGAACGCCAAAAGTATGCGGACAAATGGTGCAATCTGCCCGAGGGTTACGTGCTCCGCTCCTTGCATGTGGCTGCTAAAACGTTCCCTGCGGAGACCCGGTTGATGCTCAACGAGGCCACCACCTTTTCCTGGCTGGAGTTCCAGGGAAAAAAGAGTCCGTATTACCAGTTGATTCGGGAGATGATCGAGGGCGGAGCACGCGTGGACGAAATTGGACTGCAACTGCACATCTTTTCCGAGCAAGCCTGGCAACGAAGTCAGGCCGGCAAGCAGTTCACGCCGACTGACCTGTTCCAAGTGCTCGATCAATACAGCGATTTTCAGCGGCCCCTTCACATCACGGAAATCACCATTCCTGCATTGCCTGATGGGCCTGACGGTGAACGCGACCAAGCTATCGTGGCCCGCAACTTTTATCGGTTGTGGTTCAGCCATCCGCGCGTTGAGGCCATCACTTGGTGGAATCTGGTGGACGGCACTGCCGCCAAGGGCGAGGATAAATGGCACGCTGGCCTCTTGCATCAGGACTTCTCGCCTAAACCTGCCTTCACGGCACTAGATCAATTAATCAACCACGACTGGAGGACGGTGTTCAACACCAACAGCGCAGGATGCAACGAGGTCGCGTTCCGCGGTTTCCACGGTGAGTACAACGTCACGGCGAAATCCGGAGGCAATACGGTAAAACAAACCTTCCGCTTACAAAAAGGCGCACCCAACGAATGGATTATCAAATTCTAGATAATGAAAACCATGAACGCCAATCAAAAAATTAAAACACCTTCATTTCAGAGCTGTAAGTTGGACCGAACATCCTCAGTGAATGTTACGCGGCGGCGGTTCTTGCGCGCAACCTTGGGTACGGCAACAACAGCTTGTTGGGCAGGGAGCGTTCTGTCTTTGCCTGCGGCTGAAGGCGCCGCGGTCAAGCAGAGCGCGCCGCCACTGCTGCCTGATCTCGGCTTGAAAAGCCTTGGTCGGCTCAAACCTCGGGCCGCGCGGGAGATTGCGGCATCGCCACTTTCCATCGGTTTTGAAACCCTGGACCGCCAACTTTTTGATCCGGAGAAAACCTATCCCTACATGGCTCAGTTGGGTGCCAAGTGGGCCCGCTGCCAGGCCGGTTGGGCCCGCACGGAACGGGAGAAGGGCAAATATGATTTTACCTGGCTTGATGCAGTGGTGGACTCCCTCCTGAAAATTGGTGTTCAACCATGGTTTAACCTGAGTTTTGGGAACCCTCTCTATACCCCCGAGGCCGACCCCACGGCGGTCGGCTGGGTTCCCGTCTTCACCGAGGAGGCGCGCGAAGGCTGGCTGAACCATGCCCGGGCGATCTCGCAGCACTTCGCTGACCGGGTCAAACATTGGGAGATTTGGAACGAACCCAACATTACCGACTTTTGGAAACCGGGCAAACCGAACGCCGCGGAATATGTAAAGTTGGTCAAACAGACGGCACCCATCATCCGCGAACGGGTGCCCGGGGCCAAAATTATCGGCGGCGTGTTTTGCACGGTGCCCCGCGCCTATATTCAGGAATGTATGGAAGCAGGGCTCGGGGATGTGATTGACAAATTGTCTTTCCATCCCTACCGGAAGATGCCGGAACAAGGTTACGAGGCGGATGTAAACGCGATGAACACTTTGTTGTCAAAGCACACCCGGGGCCGCGTGAAACTCTGGCAGGGCGAGAACGGCTGCCCCTCTCAATCAGGCGGGTCGGGAGCGCTGGCCGACCTGGATTGGAACGAGACGCTCCAGGCCAAATGGCTGTTGCGCCGTGTGCTATCTGACCTGCGGCTGGGGATCGAACTTACTTCGTATTTCCTGATCGTTGACCTGGTAGGTTATCGCGGCAAAACCAACTACAAGGGCCTGCTGCGCGGCACGGATTATACCCCCAAACCCGCATTCTTCGCCTATCAGAGCCTGGCTACTTTGTTCGATGCCGAGACCCAGCGCACCGAGACCGGAGTCCAGGCAGACGGGGCCGCTCCGGGAACACTTCTGACCGCCAGCTTTGAGCGGCAAGGATTCCCGTTGCATGTGTATTGGATGCCTGCCGATCTGCTCAAGGATTGCGCGCCGAAAAAACTGCAGATCACTGTCCCGGCACCGCTTAAACAGCCGGTCCTGGTTGCCCCGATGACGGGCGAAATATTTGCACTTCAAGCCAGTGCTGGTGAGCCCGGCAAGGTGATTTTCCACGATCTACCCTTGCTGGATCAACCTTTGATTATCACAGACTTGGCGGTGGTGCGCTAGACCATCCGGTGTCAAGTAGCGGGGCGGGAAGCTGTCAAAAGTTCCTCGGTTCGTTTAAACGGTAGCCCACGTTCCCCTCGGAACAACCGATGTAATCGCGCATCGCCCGAACTGGAGGGACGACGGATAATTGCGGGCGCAACCTTGAGTCCCGTCTCTCGACGGGCTCGCCGTCCAACCAGCCAATCTTCCCAAGCCATTGGCTCATGCATGGGAATGGTAGGGATCCCGGATTTGGAGAATTTTAGCTTGTTCATGAATGAGTTGTTTTACGTCGGACCAGTTTGCATAGGCAGGCGTGGAC
This window harbors:
- a CDS encoding beta-galactosidase; the encoded protein is MPAAEGAAVKQSAPPLLPDLGLKSLGRLKPRAAREIAASPLSIGFETLDRQLFDPEKTYPYMAQLGAKWARCQAGWARTEREKGKYDFTWLDAVVDSLLKIGVQPWFNLSFGNPLYTPEADPTAVGWVPVFTEEAREGWLNHARAISQHFADRVKHWEIWNEPNITDFWKPGKPNAAEYVKLVKQTAPIIRERVPGAKIIGGVFCTVPRAYIQECMEAGLGDVIDKLSFHPYRKMPEQGYEADVNAMNTLLSKHTRGRVKLWQGENGCPSQSGGSGALADLDWNETLQAKWLLRRVLSDLRLGIELTSYFLIVDLVGYRGKTNYKGLLRGTDYTPKPAFFAYQSLATLFDAETQRTETGVQADGAAPGTLLTASFERQGFPLHVYWMPADLLKDCAPKKLQITVPAPLKQPVLVAPMTGEIFALQASAGEPGKVIFHDLPLLDQPLIITDLAVVR
- a CDS encoding type IIL restriction-modification enzyme MmeI; the protein is MPNRDKLGEFTAWCQKHISGDEKGQAQIFLDRLFQAFGQAGCLDVGGTTEFRIRKSGEDGGGTAFADYVWKPVVLIEMKKRGENLQKHYRQAFDYWTRLVPNRPRYVVLCNFDEFRVYDFDTDLDAPKDILKLTELPGRWGPLAFLAPGSPKPTFENDREQVTRLAADCLAECFRKLVKRGEPVTAPGIPKHYPVAKTLITNDCIRPLA
- a CDS encoding endo-1,4-beta-xylanase codes for the protein MNMKRIAVCIPALAASAVCLVAGPVPNEVYQKLWNDPAVSRRIEDGIRTNRMSEVVLKFAGTNGQFMSNVTVQVEQTRHEFLFGANSFMLGGFPTPAQNRQYETAFLSLLNYATVPFYWSDLEPEPGKPRFAKDSPPIYRRPPPDAVVEFCRQHGLAMKGHPLVWHQWYPKWRPDDPQDAMTRIEQRITEIAARYGGTIPRWEVVNEPMERQKYADKWCNLPEGYVLRSLHVAAKTFPAETRLMLNEATTFSWLEFQGKKSPYYQLIREMIEGGARVDEIGLQLHIFSEQAWQRSQAGKQFTPTDLFQVLDQYSDFQRPLHITEITIPALPDGPDGERDQAIVARNFYRLWFSHPRVEAITWWNLVDGTAAKGEDKWHAGLLHQDFSPKPAFTALDQLINHDWRTVFNTNSAGCNEVAFRGFHGEYNVTAKSGGNTVKQTFRLQKGAPNEWIIKF